In the genome of Desulfuromonadales bacterium, one region contains:
- a CDS encoding helix-turn-helix domain-containing protein: MLVEEALRRARGNQTLASRLLGISQPALSKRLKVGRR; encoded by the coding sequence CTGCTGGTCGAAGAAGCCCTGCGCCGCGCCCGGGGAAATCAGACCCTTGCCTCCCGCCTGCTCGGCATCTCCCAGCCCGCCCTGAGCAAGCGGCTCAAGGTCGGCAGAAGGTAG